A window of Pirellulales bacterium genomic DNA:
GATGCCCACGAGATGGTCGGGATACTGCTGGGCGAGGGCGGCTGCGACGGCGTCGAGCAGAGCCGGAGCATCCGGTCCAAGCTGGGCGCCCCCCGGTTGAAACAGGCGATCGGCCGGCAACTCCACGCGGATTACGTCGCCGTCGATGCGTGACGGAACGCCGGGAAAGTCGAACGGGGCCAGAGAACTGGCCTGGCTGCTGTTGGCGGAGATGCTGGCGCCGATTCGTCGCTTGGCAGACGCAGCCAGCATTTCGGCTTTTTTCTCGACCTCGCCCGAAGATTCCTTCAGGGTCGCAAGCTGGGCCGTTGTGCCGGTGAGTTGCTCTCGGACCGCGACCAACTGATCCTCCAACACACGACGCTGCTGCAGCGACTGCGCCAGGAGTTGCCCCTGCTCCTGGTTATCCTGGTCGAGCGTCGTCATGCGGGTTTGCAGCTCCTGATACCGCTGGCTGAGCGCCAGGTGGTCTTGTTGCAGCCCCTCCAACTTCCCTTGCAGCACGTAGGGGTTCTGCGCGCAGCCGGCCGCCAGCAGGCAAAGCGAAACGCACAGCCAGTACCCGCGGGGGCGGGGGCGCATGGCGGCTCCCAAAGTGAAAAATGTGCTTGCCGCCGGAGGGCGGACATGACGGGCGCAGGTCAAGCGGCGGGCCTGACCTACGGGAAGGCGAGGATAGTAACCACGCCAGGTGTACGTCGCAAGGTCAATCCGCCGCCCCGGCTGTGCGAGCGGAGGGCGAAACCACGCCGTCCGCGATGCCTACGGCTTCGTCTCAAACAGGACAGACCTGTCATCGTTTTGACGACGGGCCGAACTGCTCGATGGTACTTGGGAATCGAAGGGAAGCAGAAATGAGCCGCGAATCGCCGCTGTTTTTTGCGGCTTTGGTGATATGGCATGCGGCTTGCCTTGAAATGATGGCGAAGTACACGAGAGGAGTACACTGAAGGGTCGGCACGGCCCGACCTCTCGATGGAGGGAAGGAGTTGGGTCATGAAACGGTTTTTGCTGCCACTTGCACTGCTTGCTATGCTCGCCTTCAGCGCCACGCCGGCGCTGGCACACCACGGCGGTTTTGGCGGCTTCGGCGGCTTCGGCGGCTACGGACATCACCACGGCGGCTTCGGCTATGGAGGCTTTGGAGGGTATCGAGGCTTCGGCGGTGGTTCTTATTATCGCGGCGGCTTTGGCGGCTTCGGGGGCTACCCCGGCTATGGCTACGGTTACGGCTTCCCCGGCTATGGTTATGGATACGGCTACCCCGGCCTCTACGGCCCCGGTTACGGCTACTACGGCTACGGCGCCCCGATGATCGGCGGCTATTACAACGGTCTGGGCTTCGGAATCGGCGGCGGGTTCTAGTGCAGTCGTCGGCCGAGCGAGCACTACTTGTTTGGGCGACGGGCGGTCCGCGGGCTGGCCTCCACGCCATGAGGCGTCCGCAAATCGAGCACCTGTGGTCCGCGGCTGCCTTCCAGCGTATTGTGCTCGGCGTGATAACGACGGAGCCGTGAG
This region includes:
- a CDS encoding OmpA family protein; the encoded protein is MRPRPRGYWLCVSLCLLAAGCAQNPYVLQGKLEGLQQDHLALSQRYQELQTRMTTLDQDNQEQGQLLAQSLQQRRVLEDQLVAVREQLTGTTAQLATLKESSGEVEKKAEMLAASAKRRIGASISANSSQASSLAPFDFPGVPSRIDGDVIRVELPADRLFQPGGAQLGPDAPALLDAVAAALAQQYPDHLVGIEGHTDSAPVNNSRWSSNHVLSVGRAMAVYDYLAGRTRLTSKQLFVVGHGANHPIVSNATPAGQERNRRVELVIYPERLGGR